From one Xiphophorus hellerii strain 12219 chromosome 18, Xiphophorus_hellerii-4.1, whole genome shotgun sequence genomic stretch:
- the LOC116708086 gene encoding nuclear mitotic apparatus protein 1 isoform X1 yields MTNVGTKALLSWVNSITALKSEIQIDDLQDGVVLVKLIHVLKKREIPCFSDSFEDRVRFIREFLEVACKFNPTKGTPISWDSIKDGKNPTVEISKVLLLLFYHDMMNDRHTLSTLDCDAEHELANMTDCYVSEKEGCVYLNKTLDTYLTRKYLPVPPQIFQNSSSNSTSTSNLSTISSVSDNESPVFLRTQKVTFVDLETVASSSVSKSPLAEVMNTPKFQMRKMRRQMIKDREYRDDLEKQLTSTVALITQKESYINQLQYRLDKVNMEQRNQEQTITEQITELEAKNNSLQLRLNELLKENKDLKSTSIYMERKVDELTGENGDLSFQMRALCSKLAVFEAENCQLTQAQASAEEEWRNKTSHLQSELNQATTQKELLYDQVQILQGKISCLEEELNKANKEEVGENMGPIMEREMLETEIISLKDELEGTLCSLRKAEEQIHTITQKLAECEEEITQYKELLKQQKAQTEQMIQAKDEIVEKLRKHLDEQRTVLEQEISDLKLQLEHVEHQKTEQMTKLQQHIEACEQEITTLKDLKREHEDLLRQTDVQMKDLEMKLVATTTLLADRDQQISNLKEEVNLFAEESKISKDEIQSKQDTLDKLLEEKSHEEEILHNKIQTLTVCTEGLNSSLKRAQEEIHFKQDLLAKTQQENAEEKKILQQQILSCQEEVQRLKGEIRQKIEELVSLKNASTQHSRSLQQEINSLKVQIESLNDALRKAEEVVRTQQGLLTKLQEETSHQTELLQQQLSASEEEVNNLNKSIQAKEDRMRLMEIESLEQANGLHQEINDLKSQVECLDSSLKAAEENLQCKENQFAEQKQQNTQQIETLQMQMNLSQGEIKKLKGEIEAKEEQMVQLKTEMSTKSKSLQQEIDTLSEQLKSISSSLQIAENQIKVKEDLLAKQEQESSLQIEELRISKTVLEDDLNQLMQDIKSKEDEVQTLKADHCKESETLNSELQTLKNQIECLNQSLQSATDQVLAKENLLAQKETEISQQNDSLQNLRAASEEETSRLREEIQDKEKEMCFLKNQSSEQTESFHNEINDLKSQVECLMSSLRAAEENLQSKENQFSEQQQQSTCQIETLKMQMNACRDEVKKLKAEIDAKEEQMVQLKTETSNKSKSLEQEIDALNEHIKSISSSLETAENQVKAREDLLAKQKQESSLQIEELRKHRTVLEHEVNQLKQDIQIKEDEVKMLKDDHCKELGVLNNEIQTLKDQVQCLNESLKSTTDQLLVKEKLLVQKEMEISQQKDSHQNIMATSEEEKQRLKEVIQANEEQMRLLKSHNAEQTDVLHQEINDLKSQVECLSSSLRAAEENVQSKDNEFAEQQQQTTQQIETLQIQMKASRDELKKLKVEVDAKEEQVVQLKTETSTKSESLQQEIDALNEQIKNISSSLEIAENQIKAKEDLLAKQEQESSLQIEELRKHRTVLEEEVNHLKQDIKSKEDEVQTLKTDHWKESEDLNIKMQALKNQIECLNESLQSATYQVLAKENLLAQKDTEISQQNDSLQNLRAASEEETSRLREEIQAKQEQLVNLKEEGAAQSDMLQQEIKSLQTQLDDMAKTKKISEEELQTQKEVLQQQLSAFEEELRMLRSESQSKEEQMELLKAENAKQLNSLNQEIESLNKQVETLSALMRKTEEEIHSREDLLAKQQKENAKQSQELESLHENVQQLNKQVEQLHSHEEEIEKLKGSQAEKENDLLEAERKLQDLQAELSEARMLITDKDQNLNTLNQEVVLQVSLLQTAKEEAEASEKIVAELKLENSKQKDVLQDEIQELKGELETISQRLFAKEQKLLETQQESAELVNNLQQQLLLVKAELDNQKEALSASLQTKDAAQALQLTTLKEKEVLLREKEALMSKIIQVERDQRALEKLVEDAVIEKDRLAQVNQAMERKNVASCKVEADLQKELEILKLAKEQLLKRREKAEELELINGELMQQLAAKTEAAEHYKAQMEKAVSHYNSKKQLLQKSEEGNIELKQALEDKDNKLKAILQDNQILHLDLEKVQTNEKKLKGQVASLEAQLAYADQVLRTQNKIHGDGGGPTESAYLEVPRKTRLGFSTTAQVKRSMSSDSLDQSSLEDSLNTTRKLSAPGESSTPLVRSSERLAAKRRGLQAESLETLYFTPINTKRTRRNDKLSDDSDIELDSTRKNPTSSVKRRRTTQVINITMSKKTPGCSEDETFYSLHSARSQPNLTGAHAAQPMSLDMFNAPADKTKAASDQLIGLPGYRRSTVHSHNTSTFCGGAENEPDGGPEDWLRIAELQARNKACLPHLKSSYPVESETGQGSALIFTDEELRTGDPSDTMKRASMMPGQLQDSLVSHRYSLMVGHTGVSTRSHRLSLMPGQLQSRPSLSSQLRSPKNSKQSSSTLSVHQISPEKKTRSSCFPRPLTPKNKNVSSGPSSANLHPILSPADRRQSMMFTIDNTPKSNNYLKKGLNKLRNSARKSPGKVLRKSPSHKNARKGLENSLSVNSQASVGRSAKAGSFKAPQVAAQAQRGSQATSRSAKSPGLTASARKKQDSVKKEKVF; encoded by the exons ATGACAAACGTGGGTACTAAGGCTCTTCTCAGCTGG GTCAATAGTATCACTGCATTGAAAAGCGAGATACAGATCGATGATTTACAGGATGGGGTGGTCCTGGTGAAACTGATTCATGTACT GAAAAAGAGGGAAATCCCCTGTTTCAGTGATTCTTTTGAGGATCGGGTTCGTTTCATTAGAGAGTTCCTGGAAG TAGCATGCAAGTTTAACCCAACTAAAGGGACCCCTATATCATGGGACAGCATAAAAGACGGAAAGAACCCAACGGTGGAAATTTCAAAG GtgcttttgttgctgttttatcaTGACATGATGAATGATCGCCACACGCTTAGTACACTGGATTGTGATGCAGAA CATGAGCTTGCCAACATGACCGACTGTTATGTGAGTGAGAAAGAAGGTTGTGTTTATCTGAACAAAACACTGGACACATACTTGACAAGGAAAT ATCTGCCTGTACCTCCACAAATCTTTCAAAATTCGTCATCCAACTCCACTTCCACCTCCAATCTGTCCACCATCTCCTCGGTCTCAGACAATGAGTCTCCAGTCTTTCTGCGTACACAGAAGGTCACCTTTGTTGATCTGGAAACGGTGGCTTCCTCCTCTGTCAG caaATCTCCTCTGGCTGAGGTCATGAATACACCAAAGTTTCAGATGAGAAAAATGCGAAGACAGATGATCAAAGACAGAGAATACAGAGATGATTTGGAGAAGCAGCTAACCAGCACAGTTGCACTAATTACCCAGAAAG aatcttATATCAACCAGTTGCAGTACCGCCTAGATAAGGTGAACATGGAACAAAGAAATCAGGAGCAGACAATCACCGAACAAATCACTGAGCTTGAGGCCAAAAACAACTC GTTACAATTGCGCCTTAACGAGCTgctaaaggaaaacaaagatttgAAGAGTACCTCTATTTATATGGAGCGGAAGGTGGATGAACTTACAGGAGAAAATGGTGATCTCTCCTTCCAG ATGAGAGCTTTGTGTTCCAAGTTGGCCGTCTTTGAAGCAGAAAACTGCCAGCTGACACAAGCTCAAGCGTCTGCTGAGGAGGAgtggagaaacaaaacaagccaTTTGCAATCAGAACTCAACCAAGCAACCACACAAAAG GAACTCTTGTATGACCAAGTTCAGATCCTCCAAGGAAAAATCTCCTGTTTAGAGGAAGAACTAAACAAAGCCAACAAAGAGGAAGTTGGGGAAAATATGGGTCCTATAATGGAG AGAGAAATGTTGGAGACTGAAATTATCAGTCTGAAGGATGAGCTTGAGGGCACACTTTGTTCCTTAAGAAAGGCAGAAGAACAGATTCATACCATAACTCAGAAGTTGGCTGAATGTGAGGAAGAAATAACTCAGTATAAAGAGCTACTTAAACAACAAAAGGCACAAACTGAACAAATGATTCAAGCCAAGGATGAAATTGTGGAGAAGCTGAGAAAACATCTGGATGAACAGAGAACGGTTCTTGAACAAGAAATCAGTGATCTGAAACTTCAGCTTGAGCATGTTGAGCACCAGAAAACTGAGCAGATGACCAAACTGCAACAACACATTGAAGCTTGTGAACAGGAAATAACAACATTAAAAGACTTAAAGAGAGAGCATGAAGATCTTCTACGTCAGACTGATGTACAGATGAAGGATCTGGAGATGAAGCTGGTGGCTACTACCACTCTGTTAGCTGATAGAGACCAACAAATTTCCAACCTCAAAGAAGAAGTCAACTTGTTTGcagaagaaagtaaaataagCAAAGATGAAATTCAGTCCAAACAAGACACACTTGATAAATTACTAGAGGAAAAATCACATGAAGAAGAAATTCTTCACAATAAAATCCAAACCTTAACAGTTTGTACGGAAGGCCTTAATTCATCCCTGAAACGGGCTCAGGAAGAAATCCATTTTAAACAGGATCTGCTGGCTAAAACCCAGCAAGAGAatgctgaagaaaagaaaatacttcaGCAACAGATTTTAAGCTGTCAGGAGGAGGTGCAGAGGCTAAAAGGAGAGATTAGGCAAAAAATTGAGGAACTAGTCTCTCTCAAGAATGCTAGCACTCAACATTCTCGGTCTCTTCAGCAAGAGATCAACAGCCTAAAAGTCCAAATAGAAAGTCTTAATGATGCTTTGAGAAAAGCTGAGGAAGTAGTTCGGACCCAGCAGGGCTTGCTTACAAAACTGCAAGAAGAAACGTCTCACCAAACGGAGCTTCTGCAGCAACAACTGTCTGCTTCTGAAGAGGAGGTAAACAACCTAAACAAGTCAATCCAAGCTAAGGAAGATCGAATGCGGCTGATGGAAATCGAAAGTTTGGAACAGGCTAATGGTTTACATCAAGAGATAAATGATTTGAAGTCTCAGGTTGAATGTCTTGATTCCTCACTGAAAGCAGCTGAAGAGAACTTGCAATGCAAGGAAAATCAGTTTGCAGAACAGAAACAGCAGAACACTCAGCAAATAGAAACCCTTCAAATGCAGATGAATTTATCTCAAGGTGAGATAAAGAAGTTAAAAGGAGAGATTGAGGCTAAAGAGGAGCAGATGGTTCAGCTAAAGACGGAGATGTCTACAAAATCAAAGTCACTGCAGCAGGAGATTGACACTCTAAGTGAGCAGTTGAAAAGCATCTCCAGTTCTTTACAGATTGCTGAAAACCAAATTAAAGTCAAGGAAGACCTCTTAGCCAAACAAGAACAGGAAAGTTCTTTACAGATTGAAGAATTAAGAATAAGCAAAACTGTTCTTGAGGATGATTTGAATCAGCTGATGCAAGATATTAAATCTAAAGAGGATGAAGTCCAAACATTGAAGGCTGATCACTGCAAGGAGTCAGAGACCCTAAACAGCGAGTTGCAAACTCTAAAGAATCAGATAGAATGTTTGAATCAATCTCTCCAGTCTGCAACAGACCAAGTCTTGGCTAAAGAAAACCTGCTAGCTCAGAAGGAAACTGAAATTTCCCAGCAAAATGATTCACTTCAAAACTTGAGGGCTGCTTCTGAAGAAGAAACATCAAGGCTGAGGGAGGAGATCCAGGATAAAGAGAAGGAGATGTGTTTCTTAAAAAATCAAAGTTCAGAGCAAACAGAGTCATTTCATAATGAGATAAATGATTTAAAGTCCCAAGTTGAATGTCTTATGTCGTCATTGAGAGCAGCTGAGGAGAACTTGCAGTCGAAAGAGAATCAGTTTtcagagcaacaacaacagagCACTTGTCAAATAGAAACTCTGAAGATGCAGATGAATGCATGTCGAGATGAGGTAAAAAAGCTAAAAGCAGAAATTGATGCTAAGGAGGAGCAGATGGTTCAGCTGAAGACCGAAAcatcaaataaatcaaagtcCCTGGAGCAGGAGATTGACGCTCTAAATGAACATATAAAAAGCATTTCTAGTTCTCTGGAGACTGCTGAAAATCAAGTTAAAGCTAGGGAAGATCTCTTagcaaagcaaaaacaggaaagtTCTTTGCAGATCGAAGAattaagaaaacacagaacagttCTTGAGCATGAGGTGAATCAATTGAAGCAAGACATTCAAATCAAAGAGGATGAAGTCAAAATGCTAAAAGATGATCACTGCAAGGAGTTGGGTGTCTTAAACAATGAGATCCAAACTCTGAAGGATCAAGTCCAATGTTTGAATGAATCCCTCAAGTCTACAACAGACCAACTGCTGGTTAAAGAGAAGCTGTTGGTTCAGAAGGAAATGGAAATTTCTCAGCAGAAGGATTCACATCAGAACATCATGGCCACTTCTGAAGAAGAGAAGCAAAGACTTAAGGAAGTGATCCAGGCCAACGAGGAACAGATGAGACTCTTAAAAAGTCATAATGCTGAGCAGACAGATGTTTTACATCAGGAGATAAATGATTTGAAGTCTCAGGTTGAATGTCTTAGTTCCTCATTGAGGGCAGCTGAAGAGAACGTGCAGTCGAAGGACAATGAGTTTGCTGAACAGCAGCAACAGACCACTCAGCAAATCGAAACCCTTCAAATACAGATGAAAGCATCTCGAGATGAGCTAAAGAAGCTGAAAGTAGAGGTTGATGCTAAAGAGGAGCAGGTGGTTCAGCTAAAGACAGAGACGTCTACAAAATCAGAGTCACTGCAGCAGGAGATTGACGCTTTAAATGAGCAGATAAAAAACATCTCTAGTTCTCTGGAGATTGCTGAAAACCAAATTAAAGCCAAGGAAGATCTCTTAGCCAAACAAGAACAGGAAAGTTCTTTGCAGATTGAAGAAttgagaaaacacagaacagttCTTGAGGAGGAGGTGAATCATCTGAAGCAAGATATTAAATCTAAAGAGGATGAAGTCCAAACATTGAAAACTGATCACTGGAAGGAGTCGGAGGACTTAAACATTAAGATGCAAGCTCTAAAGAATCAGATAGAATGTTTGAATGAATCTCTACAGTCTGCAACATACCAGGTCTTGGCTAAAGAAAACCTGCTAGCTCAGAAAGACACTGAAATTTCCCAGCAGAACGATTCACTTCAAAACTTGAGGGCTGCTTCTGAAGAAGAAACATCAAGGCTGAGGGAGGAGATCCAAGCTAAACAAGAGCAACTTGTCAACCTTAAAGAAGAAGGTGCCGCACAGTCAGATATGCTTCAGCAGGAAATTAAAAGTTTGCAAACACAACTGGATGATATggccaaaacaaagaaaatcagtgAAGAAGAGCTGCAGACTCAGAAGGAGGTTCTTCAGCAACAACTGTCAGCTTTTGAGGAAGAACTGAGGATGCTGAGAAGTGAGAGTCAATCCAAGGAAGAACAGATGGAGCTGCTGAAGGCTGAAAACGCAAAGCAGTTGAACTCGCTAAATCAAGAGATCGAAAGTTTAAACAAACAGGTGGAAACTCTCAGTGCCTTGATGAGAAAGACGGAAGAAGAAATCCACTCCCGTGAAGATCTTTTGgctaaacaacaaaaagaaaacgcaAAACAGAGTCAAGAACTTGAGAGCTTACATGAGAATGTCCAACAGTTAAATAAACAGGTAGAACAACTTCACTCGCATGAAGAGGAGattgaaaaattaaaaggatCCCAGgctgagaaagaaaatgaccTCCTTGAAGCTGAAAGGAAGCTTCAGGATCTGCAGGCAGAGTTGTCAGAAGCAAGGATGCTCATTACTGACAAAGATCAAAATCTTAACACCTTGAATCAGGAGGTTGTGCTTCAAGTTAGTTTGTTGCAAACAGCAAAAGAAGAGGCTGAGGCTAGTGAGAAAATTGTGGCTGAGTTAAAGCTGGAGAACTCCAAGCAGAAAGATGTTCTTCAAGATGAGATACAGGAGCTTAAAGGAGAGTTGGAAACAATTTCTCAAAGACTTTTTGCCAAAGAGCAGAAATTACTTGAAACTCAGCAGGAGTCTGCAGAGCTGGTGAACaatctccagcagcagcttctcttGGTAAAGGCAGAGCTTGACAACCAAAAAGAGGCCCTATCTGCAAGTCTTCAAACAAAAGACGCTGCTCAGGCCTTACAGTTGACCACGCTGAAGGAAAAGGAGGTTCTTTTACGAGAAAAAGAAGCACTCATGTCCAAGATAATTCAAGTAGAGAGGGACCAAAGAGCTCTGGAGAAACTGGTTGAAGATGCAGTCATTGAGAAAGACAGGCTTGCTCAAGTCAATCAGGCCATGGAGAGGAAGAATGTTGCCTCTTGTAAAGTGGAGGCTGATTTGCAAAAAGAGCTTGAAATTCTGAAATTGGCGAAAGAGCAACTTTTGAAGCggagagaaaaagcagaagaacTTGAGCTCATCAATGGAGAGCTGATGCAACAACTTGCAGCAAAAACAGAGGCTGCTGAACACTACAAGGCTCAG ATGGAGAAAGCTGTAAGCCATTACAACAGCAAGAAGCAGCTTCTCCAGAAAAGCGAAGAGGGAAACATTGAGCTTAAACAGGCTCTAGAGGATAAAGACAACAAACTCAAAGCAATTCTCCAGGATAATCAGATACTCCATCTTGACTTGGAGAAAGTCCAGACCAATGAGAAAAAACTCAAGGGTCAGGTCGCCAGTTTAGAGGCACAG CTGGCTTATGCTGATCAAGTCCTGAGAACACAGAATAAGATCCATGGTGATGGAGGTGGTCCGACAGAGTCTGCTTACCTAGAGGTTCCCAGGAAGACGCGCTTGGGTTTTAGCACTACAGCACAGGTGAAGAGGTCCATGAGCTCGGACAGTCTGGACCAAAGCTCACTGGAGGACTCTCTTAACACTACAAG GAAACTGTCTGCACCTGGAGAATCAAGCACTCCGCTAGTTCGAAGCTCAGAACGTTTGGCAGCCAAACGTCGGGGCCTTCAGGCAGAGTCACTGGAAACTCTGTATTTTACACCCATCAACACCAAACGAACTAGAAG GAATGACAAACTAAGTGATGATTCTGATATAGAGCTGGACTCGACCCGAAAAAATCCAACTTCATCTGTAAAGAGACGCAGAACCACACAGGTCATAAATATCACTATGTCCAAG AAAACTCCAGGTTGCAGTGAAGATGAGACCTTTTACAGCCTGCATTCAGCTCGCTCCCAACCAAACCTCACCGGTGCTCATGCTGCACAACCCATGTCTTTGGACATGTTTAATGCACCAGCTGACAAGACGAAAGCTGCCAGTGATCAGCTCATTGGCCTTCCAGGCTACAGACGGAGCACTGTCCATTCACACA ATACCAGTACATTCTGTGGGGGCGCAGAGAACGAGCCTGATGGTGGGCCTGAGGATTGGCTGAGGATCGCAGAGCTGCAGGCCAGGAACAAGGCCTGCCTCCCGCATCTGAAAAGTAGCTACCCTGTGGAGTCAGAg ACTGGCCAGGGCAGTGCCTTAATTTTCACGGACGAAGAGCTTCGCACTGGGGACCCATCAGATACAATGAAACGGGCATCCATGATGCCAGGCCAACTGCAGGACTCCCTGGTCTCCCATCGCTACTCCCTCATGGTGGGCCACACGGGGGTTAGTACTCGGTCCCATCGTCTGTCCTTGATGCCAGGCCAGCTGCAATCAAGACCATCCCTCTCCTCTCAACTGAGAAGCCCAAAGAATTCCAAGCAGTCATCATCCACATTATCTGTTCACCAGATTTCACCTGAG aaaaagacaagatcTAGCTGCTTCCCTCGTCCACTCACTCCCAAGAACAAGAATGTGAGCAGTGGACCATCCAGTGCTAATCTTCACCCCATCCTTAGTCCT GCTGATCGTCGGCAGTCTATGATGTTCACGATTGACAACACCCCAAAGAGCAACAACTACCTAAAGAAAGGGCTGAACAAACTGCGCAATTCCGCTCGAAAATCTCCTGGAAAAGTTCTGAGAAAGTCGCCGTCCCACAAAAATGCTCGAAAGGGTCTGGAAAACTCCCTTTCAGTAAATTCTCAAGCCTCAGTGGGACGATCTGCGAAAGCTGGCAGCTTTAAGGCCCCACAGGTTGCAGCTCAGGCACAGAGAGGATCTCAAGCCACTAGCAGGTCTGCAAAGTCTCCTGGACTCACTGCTAGTGCTCGCAAG aaGCAAGACTCTGTAAAGAAAGAGAAGGTTTTCTGA